In a single window of the Treponema sp. Marseille-Q3903 genome:
- a CDS encoding type IV toxin-antitoxin system AbiEi family antitoxin domain-containing protein encodes MNANKDNQTRILEIISQNNGRITTKEISDMGIHRQFLKILVEKGKLIQTSRGIYQNPEILEDELFNLQSLYSKGIFSLETSLFLFNLLERTPFEWTMTFKGNYHSKKLENLGIRIKLCKPELFDLGITEVLTNGNHRVKSYCPERTLCEILRTREKTDIQIITFAFKEYIKKDSKNLTLLMNYSKIFKVENKVRAYLEVLL; translated from the coding sequence GGTCGTATTACTACAAAAGAAATAAGCGACATGGGAATTCATCGCCAATTTTTAAAAATATTGGTTGAAAAGGGTAAATTAATCCAAACGAGCAGAGGCATATATCAAAATCCAGAAATATTGGAAGATGAACTTTTTAATTTGCAGTCTTTGTATTCAAAAGGGATTTTTTCATTGGAAACATCTTTGTTTCTTTTTAATTTGTTGGAAAGAACTCCTTTTGAATGGACTATGACTTTTAAAGGCAATTATCATTCTAAAAAATTAGAAAATTTAGGCATAAGAATAAAACTGTGTAAACCAGAGTTATTTGATTTAGGAATAACAGAAGTGCTTACTAATGGGAATCATAGAGTTAAATCGTATTGTCCCGAGAGAACTTTGTGTGAAATTCTTAGAACGCGAGAAAAGACCGATATTCAGATTATTACATTTGCATTCAAAGAATATATAAAAAAAGATTCAAAAAATCTTACACTTTTGATGAATTATTCAAAAATATTTAAAGTAGAAAATAAGGTTAGAGCATATTTGGAGGTCCTTTTATGA